DNA from Mesorhizobium sp. DCY119:
GCAGATTGGAGGCCTCGCCCGGAATCGAACCGGGGTGCAAGGATTTGCAGTCCTCTGCGTAACCACTCCGCCACGAGGCCTCGCCGCTGCCGGCGTTCTACGCCGCTTCAATAGGTTGCGGGCAAATTGCCGTCAAGCGAGGAAGGTTCATTCCGAACAAAATCCTCTGCGGCATTCTGAATAAGAGTTTAGCGGCTCTCAGTGCGAGGTATCGGACAGGCCGGTGCGCGCGCCGAGCGAGAGCAGGACACTATCGCGGCGGCAACCAGCCGATACGCGATGTCCGATCAGAAGCTGTAAATTCCGATTTCGTCCGACCGGAACAGGTCGAGCGCTGCTTTTTGATCGGAATCGTCCTGATCGCCCTTGGCGTCTTCGCCGGTTAGTTTCTTGAGCGCCTTGTCCAGCTTGGCGCTGTCCTCCCCGGCGGGGTCCAGAATCGCCTTGATGAGACCCCATAGGGAGATACCGAGCTTATCCAGCCCCAAATTCTTTTCGATCTCGGCAATGGCCTCGTCACTGCCGGGCTGCACCTTCAACTCCAGGAACGCCCGCTTGATCGCGGTGCCATAGGCAGCCGACGAATCGAAATCGGCCATTTCAATTCCCAATGCCTGCCCCGCGCGCTCGTAGAGCCGGACCTTCATCTTTTCGGTATCGACGTAGTGCACGCTGAAGTAGGATTCGGAAATTCTGGCCTGGGCCAGCGAAATCGCGCTGCGCCCGCCGGATGTCTGAGTGTTCGAGACACCTCCGGTAATGGCCAGAACGTCATGCGCGGTCGATGGCTTGTCGGCAGCCGACTGCGTCTGCGGTGTGGATTGCTGCAATATCTGCAAGGCAACGCTGCTGTTCGATAAGGTCGGAGACATCGCCAAGGCCCATGGGCGCGCTCGTTCCTCATGACACGATGCACCGAAAAAGACGAGCCAAGGCTTCATGCCTCAAGCGCAATCGATTAACTTTTGACGCCGAAATGCTGAAATTTCCTTAAAGCGCCTCAACCTGGCGTGGAAAGCAGAGATCAGCCGCCCCACAGTAAGGTTGAACGCCTCAATCGAATGAAGAGAAAGATCAGGCCTTGAAACCGGTAATCCTAATTCTGCTCGCCCTTGCCCTGTGCGGCTGCGGCGCAGCCAAGGCGGTTCGCGATACCGCCGGCAAATTCGACGAATATGGCTGCATGTCGCGCGAGTTCAAAGGCCAGCCGAGCTGCCAGCAGCAGGAGCCATGAGGCCGGCAGCGCAAGCGGAACATTCTTTGTTTCAATGTGTCTAATTTAATAGCGGCAATCGGCCGCGCCGCTCAAGGATAAGGGAGGGACAAGAAAAGGGGGAGCGATGGAAATCTCCTACGACGACGTCGGCAAGACGAAAACCGCAAGAACCGTGCTGGTAAACGGCCGTAAAATACGGGTCGACCGCCAGGCAGTGGAGATATGGAAGGAAAATCCGGAGGCGCTATTCAATCTGGTCTGGAATGCCGACAAACGAGAGTTTTGCCTTTCCGGACCGATAGAATGAAGGCTTGGCGCACGATCCTGCTGCCTGACCCTCGGCGCTAACCTGGAAAGATCGAATCGAAGACGAAAAGCGGCACGCCGGGTTTCAGCGCGAGCGGTTGTTGCGCCGCCGCTCCCACCAGACGATGCCGCGGCGGCGATAACGCCTGACCAGCGCGAATTCGTAGGACAGCACCAGAAGCCCGAGCGGGACCATCCAGAAGCCGAGAATCGGCAGGAAGCCGAGCAGGCCTAGAAAAGTCAGCCCCACGCCGATCGCCACGCGCTTGTTGCGCGACTGCGGCATTTTTATTTCGCGGCCAAACACGGTTATCACGCGCCTGGGCGTCTTGCTCGACTGGTTCGCCTGCTCTGTCATGGGTCGTTTGCCGTCTTCCATATCCACCGAAATCCCGGCCGGAAGCCCACATATGAGGCTTTCCGTCGCAATTGCGAGGCGCCGGGCATATTATTCCATGAAAAATGCAGATTGGCGCTTTGCAAAGCTGAATTTGGTTTGCTATAGGCACCCTCGTTCAAACGAGCCGCTGTTCCCCGGTAGCTCAGTGGTAGAGCAACCGGCTGTTAACCGGTTGGTCGCTGGTTCGAATCCGGCCCGGGGAGCCACTTTCTTCATATAATTGTTGAAACTACCCAGGCTTCGCAGAATCCCGATGCGGCTACCTGCTGCTTAAGGTGATCAATCTCATGATATCGCCGGTGATTCTCGATAAGGGTGCAAACTCGCCTATGGGAATCGACCTTGCCGCTTTGGGCTCAGCCTGCACCGATAGCGTTTTAGTCGTACGTGAATCCTGCGGCATATGACAGGATTCGGGCAGCAGGCGCCCTGCCCCCGAATCCCGTCTTTGCTCTAGCTTAAGAGTTTGGGGCCGATCACTGGTATCGAATTGGCCGGTGATCCGCACATTAAGGCTTCCTCGGCCCTTGGCGAACAAGGCCGTTGAAAGTCTTGACCGGTAGAGTTGCTCTGGCATCCAGAAATAGCAGCACCCGCTGCAAGCATTACACAGATCGCAAGCCGTTGCATTTGCCATCCTCAGTGTATTCATGCCCCCTGGACCATCATCACCGCACAAATCCAAAAGACAAGCTTTCGCTGCGGACCGGCGGCTCCATGGTTAATTTTCTTAACGATTGCGGCCTAGAATCTGCCATAGAGATTTCGGCTCAACTGAAAGCATCGTGACGGTCCGGCCATGCAAGCACTTGTCTTCCTGCTCTGCGCCTGCGTTTCGCTCGAACCCGCCTATGTGGTGATCGATGGTGACACATTCGTGCTGGCCGGCGAACGCATACGCATCGCCAATATCGATGCGCCGGCACTGCAGGCAGCCGGATGCAAGGCCGAAAACCAGCTTGGCGAACGGGCCAAGCGGCAGCTGGAAAGCCTTCTGGTTACCGGCTTCATCACGGTCAATCGCGGCGATCCCGCCACCGGTCGCCTCAAGGGCCCGGATGGCGACACGCTGGCAACCGTGTCGATCGACGGAGCCGATGTCGGCGAGATGATGATCGAGGCCGGCGCCGCGCGCAAAGCGAATGCCGGATCGGCGAGACCTGCCGTGTTGCAGGCCTCATCCTCGAACGAGGCCTGCGTTCAGGCTACCGCCGGGCGCTGACCTCAGGCAGCCTTGTCCCACTCCGGCGCGAGGCCGGGCGGGCTGACGATACGTCCATCGGGACGGGCGAGCGCGCTGATTGCCGCCATCTCCTCGGCGCTCAAGGCGAAGTCGAAGATGGCAAGGTTTTCGGCCGCACGCTCTTCACCCACCGTCTTCGAAAGCGCGATCACGCCGTCCTGTTGAACAAGCCAGCGCAGCACCACCTGCGCAACCGACTTGCCATGCCTTGACGCGATGTCCTTGAGCAGCACATCCGAAAACACCTTGCCGTCGGCCATGCCGTAGTAGCCCGTGACCGAAAGTCCGGACTTGCGGGCAGCGTCGATCACGACGCTCTGGTCGATATAGGGATGGATTTCGATCTGGTTGGTGACCGGCGGCGCCTCCGACAGGCGCACCGCCTCGGCCATCAGGGCGGTGTTGAAGTTCGACACGCCTATGTGGCGCACCTTGCCCGCCTTCTTCACCTCGTTCAGCGAGGCGATCTGCTCGGCGAGCGGCACCGCGTCGTTGGGCCAGTGGAGCAGAAGCAGGTCGACATAATCCGTCTTCAGCTTCTTCAGGCTCTCGTCGACCGAGGTCAGGAAAGCCGAGCGGGCATAATTGTCGACCCACACCTTAGTGGTCAGGAACACGTCGCCGCGCGGGACGCCGGAACTGGCAATCCCCTGCCCGACCTCGGCCTCATTACCGTAGATCTGGGCGGTATCGATGTGCCGGAAGCCAAGCTTCAGCGCATGCAGCACCATGCGAAGCGTGTCGCCCCCCGGCATCCTGAATGTGCCGAAACCGAGCGCCGGGATGGTGGCACCGTTGGCGGTGACGTTGTGCATTGTTTTTCTCCATATTCTATGTGCCGCGGCGAACGCGGGCGAATGTGCCTGGACCGGGAGACCCACGGATGGGTTCGGCAGAACGAGCGTCGAAAGGACTTCGCAGCCACCACAAGACGGCAGGCCCGTCCTGGTTCAATATGGTGCCGCCGGCCGGCGAGATAACTGGCATCGAAGGACAAACGGCTTTGAATTGAATTCACCAGTCGGCGCGACTATCCGCTGGCGCATGAGCAGAGCCATGTCACACCCTACGTTTAACCACCCATTTGGGGGTGCCATCGCCTCGCCATTCATGCAAAGTCACGCTGGCAATAGTTACGAATCCCATTGGGCAATGGGCGCATTTATGCAGGGGGCAAGGGGTGGCTTCTCCAACTCAGAATTACGTGCCGGTGACGGCAGTCAATCCGGCTGCGACCGGCAGCGGCATCTATCTGGTTTATGGCTCTAAATGGGGCGTTGGGCTCGGTACCGGCGTCACGCTGACCTATAGCTTCCCAATGGGAACGGCCTCTCACATCACATACTACTCCTCTAAGAACGAATGGAATGCATGGTCACCGCTTTTTAGCGGCGAAATGGCGGCAGTGCGCGACGCCCTGGCGGTGTGGTCGAGTTTCGCGAACGTCAAGTTCGTCCAGGTGGCCGACAATTCATCGACGGTCGGGGAACTGCGCTTCGCTTACACAGACAACATCAGCGCTACTGCCGCCGCCCACGCCTATATGCCCGTCGATCATCCTTCTGCAGGCGACGTCTGGTTCAATTGGGACAACTTCAACAACCCCTATCAGACTACAGTTCCGCGCGGGACAGGTGACTACCACACGATCCTGCATGAGATAGGGCACGCGCTGGGGCTGAAGCACTCCTTCGATAGCCCGAACGCCATTCCAGCCAATCTGGACAATTATTTCTATACGATCATGAGCTACACGGCTTCGCCCTGGTCGGCCAAGAATAACAGTTCCGCGTCCTTCTACCCGACCACGCCGATGTATTACGATCTTCTGGCGATCCAGGCGCTTTACGGAAAAAACACGACCGTCAACAGCGGCAACACGACCTACACCTTCAATGACGGCACATATTACTGGCAGGCCATCAATGACAGCGGTGGCCGCGACACCATCGTGTATAACGGTTCCGAAAACAGCTCGATCAATCTGAATCCCGGCGCATTCAGCGCGCTGAGCGAGACGATAACCTTCAACGGCGGATCCTCGCGATCGACCGTGACGATCGGGCCGGGTGTCGTCATAGAAGACGCCCGCGGCGGAAGCGGCAACGATACGCTGATCGGAAACGGGGTAGCCAACTATCTGCGCGGCGAAGCTGGCAATGATCGTCTTGTCGGCGGCGCAGGTAATGACACGCTGGACGGCGGCAGCGGCGATGACGTGCTCGAGGGCGGTGTCGGAGACGATATCTACATCGTCTCTTCTGTCGGTGACCGAACGACAGAAGCTGCCGGAGCCGGTACCGATACCGTCAGGTCGTCCATAAGCTGGACGCTTGCGGCGAATATCGAACGGTTGGAATTGCTGGGCACAGCCAATCTGAACGGCAACGGCAACGGTCTTGCCAATACGCTGATCGGCAATTCCGGCAACAACGTTCTCAACGGCGGGGCCGGCAACGACTACATGGCCGGCGGCGCGGGCAACGATATCTATTATGTATCGTCGACCGGAGACCAAACGATCGAGGCTGCAGGTGGCGGCAGCGACACCGTCAGATCGTCCATAAGCTGGACGCTTGCAGCGAATGTCGAACGGCTGGAGTTGCTGGGCACGGGCAATCTGAACGGCACCGGCAACACTCTTGCCAATACGCTGGTCGGCAATTCCGGCAACAACATTCTCAACGGCGGCGCCGGCAACGACTATATGGCCGGTGGCGCGGGCAACGATATCTACTACGTGTCCTCGGCCGGCGATCAAACGATCGAGGCCGCCGGTGGCGGCAGCGACATTGTCAGATCGTCCATAAGCTGGACGCTTGCAGCGAATGTCGAACGGCTGGAGTTGCTCGGTACGGGCAATCTGAACGGCACCGGCAACGGTCTTGCCAATACGCTGGTGGGCAATTCCGGCAGCAACGTTCTCAACGGCGGGGCCGGAAACGACTACATAGTGGGCGGAGGGGGTAATGATCGGCTGATTGGCGGGGCTGGAAACGACACGTTTTTCTTCAACGTCGCGCCCGGATCGACCAACATCGACACGATCAGCGACTACAACGTTGTCCAGGACACGATAAGACTGGAGAATGCGGTGTTTACGGGCCTTGCGACGGGCTGGCTGCTCGCGGGCGCATTCAATGTCGGATCGGCGGCCAAGGACGCGAGCGACCGCATCATCTACAACAAGACGACAGGCGACCTCCTGTTCGACAAGGATGGCATTGGCGGTGCCGCGGCGATCAAGTTCGCCTCGCTCTCGGCAGGTCTTGCGATGACCGCAAGCGACTTCTTTATCGTGTAGGATCGTATAGGCCGGCTGCGCGGCGAAGCCAGCCATTCCGGGGATGTTCACGCTTTTGACGACCGTTTTGCCTGTGCACAACCTGCCGGCGATACGGCAGTTTCCTAAAATCCAATCATTTTCCTTCGCGGTTTTGAAAGTATCCTGCGCCACCCTTGCGATGGGGGCGAATGGAGGATCATGTTGCGATCGGATTTCGCCGCTGTAAGGCATCACCTGGAAAAGGCGCAGACCTATCTGCGCGGCAGTGACCAGGACAGCCGAAAGATGAACGAGGCCATCGAGATCCTGGTCGAGGCGGCACTTGCCGCCGAGTACAGGGCACCGAAGGGCGAGGTCATCGCGTTTCCGCTCAAGCGATCGAGCCCTCGGTAACAATTTGTTCACCACGTTTGCCTAGCTTGGCAACGTGGGGCGCTGGTATTGCGTAGCCCCGCCAGTTTCTCCCCTCACACCGCTCATCTGGTGCATTTCGCGCGGATCGTCGCGAGTTTCCGGTGCTGCTGATTGAGCCGGCCTCCCCCGCTCTTCGATCATGGACGCAATTCGGCCGCTTGCGTCCGATAAGTGCAAGCCGTTAGATTCCTGGGTGATTCTCGCCTGCCCCCGGCGGAACCTGAAATGCCCCTGGGGGTTGGATGCTGCTGGATTTGGACAATTCTTTCGACGGTATAGCCCGCAGGATAATCGCCCTTCGCAACGACGGGGATTCCTACAGCGCCTCGCTCGCCGACATGCTGGAGGCGATGCTCCACTCGGTAGACCTCCTCGACGAGGCCGTCAGGATAACGGCAAAACCCGCCAGCCTGGCGCTGCTCGACAAAATTGCCCTGCGGGCCTGACGGGATTGGATGGCTGTCAGCGCATGATCGCCAACTATAGCGCACGCGCATTCTCACACAGATTTGAGCGTGGTTTTGCGCCATTTCGGCACCTGGCCCAACCTCGGGGGGTTGCCAGCGGGCCAAAAGCGGCGACATAGGCTGCGAACCGTGTAAACTCGGCGCAGTTGTCCCATGCAGCC
Protein-coding regions in this window:
- a CDS encoding aldo/keto reductase, whose translation is MHNVTANGATIPALGFGTFRMPGGDTLRMVLHALKLGFRHIDTAQIYGNEAEVGQGIASSGVPRGDVFLTTKVWVDNYARSAFLTSVDESLKKLKTDYVDLLLLHWPNDAVPLAEQIASLNEVKKAGKVRHIGVSNFNTALMAEAVRLSEAPPVTNQIEIHPYIDQSVVIDAARKSGLSVTGYYGMADGKVFSDVLLKDIASRHGKSVAQVVLRWLVQQDGVIALSKTVGEERAAENLAIFDFALSAEEMAAISALARPDGRIVSPPGLAPEWDKAA
- a CDS encoding thermonuclease family protein; this encodes MQALVFLLCACVSLEPAYVVIDGDTFVLAGERIRIANIDAPALQAAGCKAENQLGERAKRQLESLLVTGFITVNRGDPATGRLKGPDGDTLATVSIDGADVGEMMIEAGAARKANAGSARPAVLQASSSNEACVQATAGR
- a CDS encoding M10 family metallopeptidase; protein product: MASPTQNYVPVTAVNPAATGSGIYLVYGSKWGVGLGTGVTLTYSFPMGTASHITYYSSKNEWNAWSPLFSGEMAAVRDALAVWSSFANVKFVQVADNSSTVGELRFAYTDNISATAAAHAYMPVDHPSAGDVWFNWDNFNNPYQTTVPRGTGDYHTILHEIGHALGLKHSFDSPNAIPANLDNYFYTIMSYTASPWSAKNNSSASFYPTTPMYYDLLAIQALYGKNTTVNSGNTTYTFNDGTYYWQAINDSGGRDTIVYNGSENSSINLNPGAFSALSETITFNGGSSRSTVTIGPGVVIEDARGGSGNDTLIGNGVANYLRGEAGNDRLVGGAGNDTLDGGSGDDVLEGGVGDDIYIVSSVGDRTTEAAGAGTDTVRSSISWTLAANIERLELLGTANLNGNGNGLANTLIGNSGNNVLNGGAGNDYMAGGAGNDIYYVSSTGDQTIEAAGGGSDTVRSSISWTLAANVERLELLGTGNLNGTGNTLANTLVGNSGNNILNGGAGNDYMAGGAGNDIYYVSSAGDQTIEAAGGGSDIVRSSISWTLAANVERLELLGTGNLNGTGNGLANTLVGNSGSNVLNGGAGNDYIVGGGGNDRLIGGAGNDTFFFNVAPGSTNIDTISDYNVVQDTIRLENAVFTGLATGWLLAGAFNVGSAAKDASDRIIYNKTTGDLLFDKDGIGGAAAIKFASLSAGLAMTASDFFIV